In methanogenic archaeon ISO4-H5, the following are encoded in one genomic region:
- a CDS encoding ATP-dependent DNA helicase UvrD/REP family: MALNESQRKIAETTEGMMVADAGPGTGKTFTVVSRCINILRKKDVGPKDLIMLTFTRNAAAEMKERVTAEVTRMLSEKEVTAEEFRHVSKLVKETYIGTFDSFCLAVVKQSPFNISKFFGFKEELSRSADITENDSMNRAHFSRFLDRFMHTRGEDFGDLAALAAENPSQMYNLLNRLMARGILPYKKSSTGRYPWFGGNDGKDLVGDTETLRQMLEGFKGFDKSDDFGDVSSLEGFDVYAKPPGQEMKDAAAFEDRSALIDMIHEIYYAYLRQCVIDGHLTFGVVATFAFVVLYSDPQARESFKTRYLIVDEFQDTNTNQMMISLMLLKEPNLCVVGDWKQGIYGFRFVTIENITRFEDRICDLRKFLNDDTVRVSVHPGDIMRFPLMENYRSSQLVIDRAYESLTIPATTSEPLDKDAVRKDITYITSSRDEIGDNTGFQCVQCESQDAEIEEVLRRILDYVESGNYTVVKDKENRRPRYGDIAVLCRTSAVCRKIFDACQEHGIPAFLQGDVSVMATRYGKMLLAWLRYISNDKDVWGIVPILADLGYSESEIERLRSYKNDTADEPILVELREFKTRLRAKRRRITELISDIFSYYGWDNDITQAITTILSSSHRNSLMTISDLIRIIESDIETDAKYDVDGLPLSNAVIIQTLHKSKGLEYPFVIIPRIDQNSYPSTGGDKSVFRFSDLTGIRCSRTIIYFGNEKKIGSSWRTSAVSKSIVKDYSEERRLLFVGISRAKQYVTLIAGKKPSAFFSYYADKYGKTEGGTEPVPVLTLTEELLVKRPVIGAIKPRRKNIPVHGMMHLDKSGYRAETESDEFNKKGMQYGTDVHKLAEMLVRGKPFDAHLFKEYPQLNMARDVVERLKGEGALLTAEKECSLPLNDLNATVRGVIDMYAEFPDRIEVHDWKTDAEPVYVNEYKLQLTVYAHVLAHMKNKPVTCHIDWLTQGRSEEFQPLPTDLIIEKAKEFLSAVTKTQYIPDEEELL, encoded by the coding sequence ATGGCACTGAATGAGTCTCAAAGGAAGATTGCCGAGACCACCGAAGGGATGATGGTAGCTGATGCGGGACCGGGAACCGGCAAGACATTCACCGTCGTATCGAGATGCATCAACATCCTCCGCAAGAAGGACGTTGGCCCCAAGGACCTCATCATGCTGACATTCACCCGCAACGCCGCCGCGGAAATGAAGGAGAGAGTGACTGCCGAGGTAACCAGGATGCTCTCCGAGAAGGAGGTCACCGCCGAGGAGTTCAGACATGTCTCCAAACTTGTGAAGGAGACCTACATTGGGACCTTCGACTCTTTCTGTCTCGCTGTCGTGAAACAATCCCCGTTCAACATCAGCAAGTTCTTCGGATTCAAGGAGGAACTCAGCAGAAGTGCGGACATCACTGAGAACGACAGCATGAACCGCGCCCATTTCTCCCGTTTCCTCGACCGTTTCATGCATACCCGCGGAGAGGATTTCGGAGACCTAGCCGCTCTGGCGGCAGAGAACCCCTCACAGATGTACAACCTGCTGAACCGTCTCATGGCCCGCGGTATCCTCCCGTACAAGAAATCGTCCACCGGACGGTATCCCTGGTTCGGAGGCAACGACGGAAAGGATCTGGTAGGTGATACCGAAACACTCCGTCAGATGCTCGAAGGGTTCAAGGGATTCGACAAGAGCGATGATTTCGGAGACGTATCTTCACTTGAAGGCTTCGACGTCTATGCCAAACCGCCTGGACAGGAGATGAAGGATGCGGCTGCCTTCGAGGACCGTTCAGCCCTCATCGACATGATCCATGAGATCTACTACGCTTATCTCCGCCAGTGCGTCATCGACGGCCATCTCACATTCGGGGTGGTTGCTACATTCGCCTTCGTCGTCCTCTACAGCGACCCGCAGGCAAGGGAATCCTTCAAAACGAGATATCTGATCGTGGACGAATTCCAGGACACCAACACCAACCAGATGATGATTTCCCTGATGCTCCTTAAGGAACCGAATCTCTGTGTGGTGGGCGACTGGAAGCAGGGAATCTACGGATTCAGATTCGTGACCATCGAGAACATCACGCGGTTCGAGGACCGTATCTGCGACCTCAGGAAGTTCCTGAACGATGATACCGTCCGCGTGTCGGTGCACCCAGGGGACATCATGAGGTTCCCGCTGATGGAGAACTATAGGAGCTCGCAGCTGGTTATCGACAGGGCTTACGAGAGTCTGACCATCCCTGCCACCACCAGCGAGCCTCTGGACAAGGATGCGGTCAGGAAGGACATCACTTACATTACCTCGAGCCGTGACGAAATAGGCGACAATACGGGATTCCAATGCGTGCAGTGCGAGTCGCAGGATGCGGAGATCGAGGAGGTCCTCAGACGCATACTCGACTATGTGGAATCCGGCAACTATACGGTTGTCAAAGACAAGGAAAACAGAAGACCCAGATATGGAGATATCGCCGTACTGTGCAGGACCTCGGCCGTCTGCCGCAAGATCTTCGATGCGTGTCAGGAACACGGAATACCGGCCTTCCTGCAGGGTGACGTGAGCGTCATGGCCACCCGCTACGGAAAGATGCTTCTCGCCTGGCTGAGATACATCAGTAACGACAAGGATGTGTGGGGAATCGTGCCGATTCTTGCCGATCTCGGCTACTCTGAGAGCGAAATCGAACGTCTCCGCTCATACAAGAATGATACCGCCGACGAACCCATCCTGGTGGAACTCAGGGAGTTCAAAACCAGGCTCCGCGCCAAGAGAAGACGTATCACGGAACTCATCTCGGATATCTTCTCCTACTACGGCTGGGACAATGATATAACACAGGCCATAACCACCATACTGTCGTCGTCCCACCGCAACTCCCTGATGACCATCTCCGATCTAATCAGGATCATCGAATCCGATATCGAGACGGATGCTAAGTACGATGTGGACGGACTCCCCCTCAGCAACGCGGTCATCATCCAGACCCTGCACAAATCCAAGGGACTGGAGTACCCGTTCGTCATCATCCCCCGCATCGACCAGAACTCATACCCGTCGACCGGCGGAGACAAGTCGGTGTTCCGCTTCAGCGACCTGACCGGCATCAGGTGCAGCCGGACGATCATCTATTTCGGTAATGAGAAGAAGATAGGCAGCTCCTGGAGAACCTCGGCGGTTAGCAAATCCATCGTCAAGGACTACAGCGAAGAACGCAGGCTGCTGTTCGTCGGGATTTCCAGGGCGAAACAGTACGTCACCCTTATCGCCGGAAAGAAGCCGTCAGCATTCTTCAGCTACTATGCCGACAAATATGGAAAAACCGAAGGAGGCACCGAACCGGTCCCCGTGCTTACACTCACCGAGGAACTGCTGGTCAAACGCCCCGTCATCGGTGCCATCAAACCCCGCAGGAAGAACATCCCAGTGCACGGCATGATGCATCTCGACAAGAGCGGATACCGCGCCGAGACCGAGTCCGACGAGTTCAACAAGAAGGGTATGCAGTACGGAACCGACGTCCACAAATTGGCGGAGATGCTGGTCCGCGGAAAGCCGTTCGACGCTCATCTCTTCAAGGAATATCCGCAGCTCAACATGGCCCGCGACGTCGTCGAGCGCCTGAAGGGAGAGGGTGCGTTACTGACCGCGGAGAAGGAATGCAGCCTCCCGCTCAACGACCTTAATGCCACGGTCAGGGGAGTGATCGACATGTACGCGGAGTTCCCCGACAGGATCGAGGTCCACGACTGGAAGACCGATGCGGAGCCCGTCTACGTGAACGAGTACAAACTGCAGCTGACCGTCTACGCACACGTGCTGGCACATATGAAGAACAAGCCCGTGACGTGTCACATAGACTGGCTCACGCAGGGAAGATCGGAAGAGTTCCAGCCCCTGCCGACGGACCTCATAATCGAGAAGGCGAAGGAGTTCCTCTCCGCCGTGACGAAGACCCAGTACATCCCCGACGAGGAGGAGCTGCTCTAA
- a CDS encoding cobyric acid synthase CbiP1, producing the protein MKSLLFLGTSSGAGKTTLDAAFCRYLVRKGMKVAPYKASNLSLNSYVTLGGEEIGMGQAFQAWACGIEPTGDMNPVLLKPAGSGRMQIILRGKPYQDIVRDQPWDRDEVMEKACESYDRLIEQYDAVICEGSGSPAELNLMSTDMANVGLMKARGVKAILVGDIERGGVFAAIYGTWLLIPDELKPLMKGFVINRFRGDASILGPGIQKVEELTGMKCFGIVPYESLKFPEEDSLSQTGGNIGSGDLHEEFIRNLDRLIDNAVESGVDLEGIVKLLEE; encoded by the coding sequence ATGAAATCGTTGCTCTTCCTGGGAACTTCCTCCGGTGCCGGCAAGACCACCCTCGATGCGGCATTCTGCAGGTATCTTGTCCGTAAGGGGATGAAAGTCGCACCCTACAAGGCTTCCAATCTTTCTCTGAACTCATATGTCACCCTCGGCGGGGAGGAGATCGGTATGGGACAGGCCTTCCAGGCATGGGCCTGCGGTATCGAGCCCACCGGCGACATGAATCCCGTTCTTCTAAAGCCCGCAGGTTCGGGCAGGATGCAGATCATCCTCCGCGGAAAACCATATCAGGATATCGTACGCGACCAGCCCTGGGACCGCGATGAGGTCATGGAGAAGGCCTGCGAATCCTATGACAGGTTGATCGAGCAGTACGATGCTGTTATCTGTGAGGGTTCCGGATCACCCGCCGAACTCAACCTCATGTCCACCGACATGGCCAACGTCGGATTGATGAAGGCCCGCGGAGTGAAGGCCATCCTTGTGGGCGATATCGAGAGAGGCGGCGTATTCGCCGCCATCTACGGAACATGGCTCCTGATACCGGACGAACTCAAGCCCCTGATGAAGGGATTCGTCATCAACCGTTTCCGCGGAGACGCATCCATCCTGGGCCCCGGCATTCAGAAAGTAGAGGAGCTCACGGGCATGAAATGCTTCGGTATCGTGCCCTACGAATCGCTGAAATTCCCAGAGGAGGACAGCTTGTCCCAGACGGGCGGAAACATCGGTTCCGGCGACCTCCATGAGGAGTTCATAAGGAACCTAGACAGGCTCATCGACAATGCCGTAGAGTCGGGTGTGGACCTCGAAGGGATCGTAAAGCTTCTGGAAGAATGA
- a CDS encoding cation-transporting P-type ATPase: MHGNGLTSQEVKERVSQGLSNDKEERQSRGYLEILAKNLLTPFNVVLFILGIALLYFQELTSAIAATGVIIFNVIVSTAQEWKAKRRLDKIAVLMRPKVNAFRDGELKVIDRSEIVMDDLLFLGAGDQAQVDGVIDDEKSLEMDESLLTGESKTIRKHKGDKVFSGSYCVTGECWMKVTNVGDDTYSAKMLKKARKFEKKSTPLQTETNTVTQILMAIAFIYLMILIVINAFGGHALTTYLKQAVIVLDIVPIALFLLISLTYMIAAVRMADSGVLLQNSNSVESMSHVDTVCMDKTGTITTNNLVFEGIDYVGNDPAATEALVRKFVSVTGSRNRTVLAIEAKYGHEDVELVDEVQFSSERKFSAVRFRDGEGYRSVYMGAWPFLKDKVTDGTDVTPALKELSSKGLRSVVLFDAGSAELHDTSGEIVLPDLKVLAVISIRDEIRPDCKEIISEFVDHGMDIKVISGDDPETVEAIFKLAEIPGERKIISGDKLDSMNEDEFAQAALETNIFGRMRPEQKEKVIDSLRRSGRYVAMVGDGINDVRSIKKAQVGVAVQSGSGAARGVADMVLMNDDFKAIPQAIVEGKRTVSGMRDILRLYITRNFVLAALVLVLLLIFAKCPLRPIQNSLYALLTVSIAAFLMTLWAKPTENKDLVLPGVMRFVLPTTGTITVFALAIYAMFYFGTMEHWMDGAFELAPSYQEICERLNMTMEQVYSKLSIEGSPDHLVPVDLQHTAEINARNAMLLFLLISGILELIILFPLTKRLSITDDYQRDVKPTILALLLLGLTYAFYQIPEVYVTVAETLPVGNMWVFIAGAVAVWYVITLFVLKSPRLQPLSNFFDRMVRRGLQKSFEKQSRKELQEEDD, from the coding sequence ATGCACGGCAACGGACTGACGTCCCAAGAGGTCAAGGAGAGGGTCTCCCAAGGACTCTCCAACGACAAAGAGGAACGTCAGAGCAGGGGATACTTAGAGATTCTCGCCAAGAATCTGCTTACCCCCTTCAACGTTGTCCTTTTCATCCTCGGTATCGCCCTTCTGTACTTCCAGGAGCTTACCAGCGCTATCGCGGCGACCGGGGTCATCATCTTCAACGTGATAGTCTCCACCGCCCAGGAGTGGAAGGCCAAGCGCCGTCTCGACAAGATCGCGGTTCTCATGAGGCCCAAGGTCAACGCCTTCCGCGACGGCGAACTGAAGGTCATCGACCGCTCCGAGATCGTCATGGACGACCTCCTGTTCCTCGGTGCCGGGGACCAGGCGCAGGTGGACGGTGTCATCGACGACGAGAAATCGCTCGAGATGGACGAATCACTCCTCACCGGGGAGTCCAAGACCATCCGCAAGCACAAGGGTGACAAGGTTTTCTCCGGTTCCTACTGCGTCACCGGCGAGTGCTGGATGAAGGTCACCAACGTCGGCGACGATACCTACTCCGCCAAGATGCTGAAGAAGGCCCGCAAGTTCGAGAAGAAGAGCACTCCCCTCCAGACCGAGACCAACACTGTCACCCAGATCCTGATGGCCATCGCGTTCATCTATCTGATGATTCTCATCGTGATCAACGCATTCGGGGGACATGCGCTTACCACCTACCTCAAACAGGCCGTAATCGTTCTGGATATCGTGCCCATCGCACTTTTCCTGCTGATCTCCCTTACCTACATGATTGCTGCTGTCAGGATGGCTGATTCAGGAGTCCTCCTGCAGAACTCCAACTCTGTGGAATCCATGAGCCATGTCGACACCGTCTGCATGGATAAGACCGGAACCATCACCACCAACAACCTGGTCTTCGAAGGCATCGACTATGTCGGCAACGACCCCGCCGCCACCGAGGCCCTCGTGAGGAAATTCGTATCGGTCACCGGCAGCAGGAACAGGACCGTCCTCGCCATCGAGGCGAAATACGGACATGAGGACGTGGAACTCGTCGATGAGGTACAGTTCTCGTCCGAGAGGAAGTTCAGTGCCGTTCGTTTCAGGGACGGAGAGGGATACAGGTCCGTCTACATGGGCGCATGGCCCTTCCTCAAGGACAAGGTGACCGACGGTACCGATGTCACTCCCGCTCTCAAGGAACTTTCATCCAAGGGCCTCAGGTCCGTCGTCCTCTTCGATGCCGGTTCCGCCGAACTCCATGACACATCCGGCGAGATCGTCCTCCCCGACCTGAAGGTACTTGCCGTGATCTCCATCAGGGATGAGATCAGACCCGACTGCAAGGAGATCATCTCCGAATTCGTGGACCACGGGATGGATATCAAGGTCATCTCCGGCGACGATCCGGAGACTGTGGAGGCCATCTTCAAACTGGCCGAGATCCCCGGCGAAAGGAAGATCATCTCCGGGGATAAACTCGACAGCATGAACGAGGATGAGTTCGCACAGGCCGCCCTCGAGACCAATATCTTCGGCCGTATGAGGCCTGAGCAGAAGGAGAAGGTCATTGACTCCCTCCGCAGAAGCGGCAGATATGTGGCCATGGTCGGCGACGGAATCAACGACGTCCGCTCCATCAAGAAGGCCCAGGTGGGCGTAGCGGTTCAGAGCGGAAGCGGTGCGGCCCGCGGAGTGGCCGATATGGTCCTCATGAACGATGATTTCAAAGCTATTCCCCAGGCTATCGTAGAGGGGAAGAGGACCGTCAGCGGTATGAGGGACATCCTGAGGCTGTACATCACCAGGAACTTCGTCCTGGCTGCTCTGGTCCTGGTGCTGCTGCTCATCTTTGCCAAATGCCCCCTGCGCCCCATCCAGAACTCGCTTTACGCTCTGCTCACGGTCTCCATCGCAGCTTTCCTCATGACCCTGTGGGCCAAACCGACGGAGAACAAGGATCTGGTGCTTCCCGGAGTCATGAGATTCGTACTGCCCACCACCGGCACCATAACCGTGTTCGCACTGGCTATCTACGCCATGTTCTACTTCGGTACCATGGAGCACTGGATGGACGGTGCCTTCGAACTCGCACCCTCGTATCAGGAGATCTGCGAAAGACTGAACATGACCATGGAGCAGGTTTACAGCAAGCTCAGCATCGAGGGCTCGCCTGACCATTTGGTTCCTGTGGACCTCCAGCATACCGCCGAGATCAACGCCAGGAACGCGATGCTCCTGTTCCTCCTGATCTCCGGTATCCTCGAACTGATCATCCTGTTCCCCCTTACCAAGAGACTATCCATCACGGATGACTATCAGAGGGATGTGAAACCCACCATCCTCGCCCTGCTCCTCCTGGGACTGACCTACGCATTCTATCAGATCCCCGAAGTATACGTGACAGTAGCGGAGACCCTTCCTGTAGGGAACATGTGGGTGTTCATCGCCGGAGCGGTTGCGGTGTGGTACGTCATCACCCTGTTCGTACTCAAGAGTCCCAGACTCCAACCTCTCTCCAACTTCTTCGACAGGATGGTTAGGCGCGGACTGCAGAAGAGCTTTGAGAAACAGTCCCGCAAGGAACTGCAGGAAGAGGACGACTGA